AACGTAGGGCTGGAATGAGGCCTGCTGAGGTTGAGCTTCGGTGGCTGTGGCCACGCTTCCTCCTGATGGATGAATGATTGGAACCCGGCATGCATCCTGATGGTTGCATCCGGCGGGCGCAAGGTACCATGCGGCGCCGCCGAGGGACAAGCGGATAAGGAGGGGTCTGTCGTATACTGAGTCGTTATCCGCCGGGTGTCCGGTTGGCGGAGGGTCGTCTTCAGCAGTAGTGACCTAATTCGCGCGCGGGTCCTGAACTCGAAGGGCCGAAGTACGTTGGCAGGGCTGATAGGCGTGGCCGCGGAAAGCCTGGCCGCGACGCTGTTTCCCGCCGATTGCCGTCTCTGTAGGGCCCCCCTCATCCATCTTTCCCGCCTGCCGGTGTGCCCGGAGTGCCTGGCGCAAGTTGTTCCGATATCAGGACCGGTGTGCGCGGTATGCGGCGAGCGGCTGTTCAGCCCGCACGCGGCGGCGGCGAGTGTCCCGCTGTGCGGCATGTGCGGGCGGGCGGCCCCGCCCTACGTGAAGGCGGTGGCGTTCGGCGGCTATGACGGCAACCTGCGCGAGCTGATCCATCTTCTAAAATATGAACGTGTGCTGCCGGCGGCGCAGGTTCTGGGCGAGTATCTGGCCGGCGCGTTGGAAGGACTGGGAACGGAACTGACCGAGCGGCCGGTGCTGGTGCCGGTGCCGCTCGACCAGGAGAGGTTGCGCGAGCGCGGGTTCAACCAGGCGGAGAGGATTGCGGAAGCTGCGCTGGGCAGGTTGCGGGTCCGCGGTCGCGAGTGGCACCAGGTTGAACTGAATGCCGGCGCGCTGCGGCGAGTGCGTGCGACGTTGTCGCAGACCGGGCTGACGCGGCATCAGCGTCGCGCCAATCTGCGAGGCGCGTTCAGCGTTCCGCGGCCGGAGGCCGTGGCTGGACGGGACGTCGTGGTGGTCGATGATGTGTTCACTACGGGCACGACGGCGTCGGAATGCGCGCGGGTGCTGCGGCGGGCGGGCGCGAGAAGCGTGTTCGTCGCGACGGTAGCAAGAGTGATGAAGGGAGAAGGCGGAAGTTTATCTCAAGGGCCAAAGCCCCAGGCTTAGGACGGCGGTCGTGGCACGATTGAAGTCGTGCCCCTCCGAAGATAGCAGCAAGAGATGACGCATCGGACACACAACACGGAGCACGGGGGCCACGGTAACGGGCACGCCGAGGTACGGCCGGGCAACGGCCTTTCGGTGATGCACACGCCGGTGCTGGTGCTGAACGCGTCCTACGAACCCATCAACATCTGCGCGGCGCGGCGGGCAATCGTGCTGGTGCTGAAGGGCGTGGCGCGCACCGAGGAAGAGAACGGCCACACCCTGCACGCGGAGCGCTTCGAGATCCGGCTGCCTTCGGTGATCCGCCTGCTGGAGTACCGCCGCATCCCGCACCAGACGCGGGCGCTTTCGCGAAAGAACATCCTGTTGCGGGACCGCAACACCTGCCAGTACTGCGGCACGGTGATGCCCTCGAGCGAGCTGACGCTGGACCACGTCGTGCCGCGGTCGCGGGGCGGGCTTTCGACGTGGGAGAACCTGGTGGCGGCCTGCCATCCCTGCAACCGCCGCAAGGGCAACCAAATGGTGATCGAGGCCAGCATGACGCTGCTGCGCGAGCCGCGCGCCTTCAACCTGCATACCAGCCGCCACATCATGCGCCTGATCGGGCGCTCGGACGAGAAGTGGCGGAAGTATCTGTTCTATTGAAGCAGTCAGCAGTCAGCAGTCAGCACTCAGCAAACAGCGATAAGCAATAGGCAATAAGCCAAAAGCCAAGGGCCAAGAGCCGAGGCTTATTGTGGCTTGGACTGCGGCGGCGCCGACTGGTCGCCAGGCTTGGATTTGACGGCTTCGCCCTGGTAGGTGACCTTCTCCTGGAATCCGGTCTCGAAAGACTTGTAGTCGGTGTACTTCACGATGATGCGGATGTGCTGGTCGCTGGTGGCGAAGTGCAGGACTTCGTCGGCGCGCGAGTAGGTGGGGAACCAGTAGCGTCCGTCGATCTGCTCGCGGTAGGTGGAGAAGTTGGGGAATAGGTTCTCCTGCTCGCCCTTCTTCTTGGGCCGGGTCTCGGGCACCGGCTTGCCGTAGGTCTTGACGATCTGAAAGTCGCGGTCATCCACCCAAATGCGTCCCTGGAAGTAGCGCTTGCCCTTCTCGATGAGCTTGGGTGCGATCTCGAACACGTAGGTGCCGAGCTCGTCCACCTGCTGTTTGCCGGCATAGGTGACGTTGTATTGCGGCAGCTCGTCGGAGGTGAGGACGAAGGGCAGCAGGTTGCGGATGTCGTCGTGGTCCTCCTTGGTCATGCCGATGCCCGTTCTCTCGAGCGTGGACTGGGGCGCAAAGAGCACGTTCTCCTTGCGGTTGTGCTTATCGTCGTAGGTGACGTCGAAGATGATCTGGTACTCGCCGGTGACGGTGTTGCCGTCCAGGCCCTGCACCTTTACCGACTGGCGATAGACGTAGTTCTCGCGCGCCAGCTTGAATTCCTTTTCCTTGGCGGCGAAGCGCTGGATGATTTCCTGGGGAGTGATGCCGGCGGGCGGCGAGGGATCGAGCGGGCCTTCCTGGGCGAAAGCGGGAAGGAGCAGGGCGAAAGAAAGAAGGAGGAAGCGGGAGAACATAGGGGCACTATTTTCCTACAGGGCGGGGTTTCGCGCCAGAAGCTGATTGCCCGGGGCTAACGCCCAGCTCTCCCACCGAAAAGCGAAGGCATTGTCCCTCGACTGCGCCTTGGTCGTCCGCTTCTGCGGACGACCAAGGCTGCGCTCGGGATGACAAGGATAAGGAACAGGGGAGAAAAGCCGCAGAGGCGGACGAGCAAGGCTGCGCTCGGGACGACAATCATGGGAGGGTTCCGACTGCGGATGCGGTTAGCGGCGATTAGGGGTTCTTGGAAGGCGGCTGCTCGACCTTGGGGATTTCCTTGCCTTCGTAGGTGATGCGCACGTCGGCGCCGAAGCGCTTGTAGTCGGTGTAGCGGACGATCATGCGGATATCGACATCCTGGTTGGAAAAGTGCAGGGTGTCATCGGCGCGGGTATAGGTGGGAAACCAGTACTTGCCGTCGATCTGCTCACGGTAGGTGGTGAACCGGGGAAACAGGTTCTCGCCGCTGCGGCTCTTGATGTCGGGCACGTTCTTGCCGTAGGTCTTAACGATCTGGAAATCGAGGTTGTCCACCCAGATGCGGCCTTCGAAGTAGCGCCGGTTCTTCTCGATGCGGCGGGGCCGGACGTCGAAGACGTAAGTATCGAGCTCGTCGACGCGCTGCTGGCCGGCATATTCGATTTCGTAATCGCCGATCTCATCGCTGGTGAGGACGAAGGGAAGCCGGTTCTCGAGGTCGTCCAGGTCTTCGCGGGTGACGCCGATGCGGCGCAACGTGGGCGCCGGAGCGAAGACAACTTGCTGGACGCGGCGGCCCTGGTTGTCAAAGGTGACGTCGATGACCTGGCGCCACTCGCCATCCACTCGGTTGCCCTCCAGGGTCTGCATCTTGGCGTCCTGGCGGAAGGTGTAGTTGTCGCGCGCCTGCTTGAACTCTTTTTCCTTGGCGGCAAAGCGCCGGATGATTTCCGCGGGGGTGATGCCGACAGGCGGCGAGGGA
This DNA window, taken from Terriglobales bacterium, encodes the following:
- a CDS encoding HNH endonuclease, whose amino-acid sequence is MTHRTHNTEHGGHGNGHAEVRPGNGLSVMHTPVLVLNASYEPINICAARRAIVLVLKGVARTEEENGHTLHAERFEIRLPSVIRLLEYRRIPHQTRALSRKNILLRDRNTCQYCGTVMPSSELTLDHVVPRSRGGLSTWENLVAACHPCNRRKGNQMVIEASMTLLREPRAFNLHTSRHIMRLIGRSDEKWRKYLFY
- a CDS encoding ComF family protein, with product MAGLIGVAAESLAATLFPADCRLCRAPLIHLSRLPVCPECLAQVVPISGPVCAVCGERLFSPHAAAASVPLCGMCGRAAPPYVKAVAFGGYDGNLRELIHLLKYERVLPAAQVLGEYLAGALEGLGTELTERPVLVPVPLDQERLRERGFNQAERIAEAALGRLRVRGREWHQVELNAGALRRVRATLSQTGLTRHQRRANLRGAFSVPRPEAVAGRDVVVVDDVFTTGTTASECARVLRRAGARSVFVATVARVMKGEGGSLSQGPKPQA